One Stenotrophomonas oahuensis genomic region harbors:
- a CDS encoding NuoB/complex I 20 kDa subunit family protein, with translation MGVIQTLDGLMNNPVPEGRVDDILRPEGDNPLLEKGYVTTSVDALLNWARTGSMWPMTFGLACCAVEMMHAGAARLDLDRYGVVFRPSPRQSDVMIVAGTLVNKMAPALRKVYDQMPDPKWVISMGSCANGGGYYHYSYAVVRGCDRVVPVDVYVPGCPPTAEALVYGILQLQKKIWRTQTIAR, from the coding sequence ATGGGAGTAATTCAGACTCTCGATGGCCTGATGAACAACCCGGTCCCGGAAGGGCGGGTCGACGACATCCTGCGGCCGGAAGGTGACAACCCGCTGCTCGAGAAGGGCTATGTGACCACCAGCGTTGACGCGCTGTTGAACTGGGCACGTACCGGCTCGATGTGGCCGATGACCTTCGGTCTGGCCTGCTGCGCGGTTGAAATGATGCACGCCGGTGCGGCGCGCCTCGACCTTGACCGCTACGGTGTGGTGTTCCGCCCGTCGCCGCGTCAGTCCGACGTGATGATCGTGGCCGGTACCCTGGTCAACAAGATGGCCCCGGCGCTGCGCAAGGTCTATGACCAGATGCCGGACCCGAAGTGGGTCATCTCCATGGGCAGCTGCGCCAACGGTGGCGGCTACTACCACTACTCGTATGCAGTGGTGCGTGGCTGTGATCGCGTGGTGCCGGTGGACGTCTACGTCCCGGGCTGCCCGCCAACCGCGGAAGCGCTGGTGTACGGGATCCTGCAGCTGCAGAAGAAGATCTGGCGTACGCAGACCATCGCCCGCTGA
- a CDS encoding NADH-quinone oxidoreductase subunit C: protein MAEQASFIDRLSARFAGAQVFVVEPRGEVTLEVPAADWLATAIALRDEFGFEQSVDLCGLDYLGYGDDEWDTADVSSHGFSRGVEGKGAGRFAWGEFPTRETADGAQPQPVPQQRFAVVAQLRSYQHNLTMRIRCFAPNEELPVVASLTPVWPGLNWFEREAFDLFGVIFEGHPDLRRILTDYGFVGHPFRKDFPLIGNVEVRYDEEKKRVIYEPVTSVEPRVGVPRVIRDDARFQTAAGETAQSEAVK from the coding sequence ATGGCAGAGCAAGCATCCTTCATCGACCGACTTTCCGCACGTTTCGCAGGTGCGCAGGTCTTCGTGGTCGAACCCCGCGGCGAAGTGACGCTGGAAGTGCCCGCTGCTGACTGGCTGGCGACGGCGATTGCGCTGCGTGACGAATTCGGTTTCGAGCAGTCCGTTGACCTGTGTGGTCTGGACTACCTCGGCTACGGCGACGACGAATGGGACACCGCCGATGTCTCCTCGCACGGCTTCAGCCGCGGCGTGGAAGGCAAGGGTGCCGGCCGTTTCGCGTGGGGTGAATTCCCCACTCGCGAAACCGCCGACGGTGCCCAGCCGCAGCCGGTGCCGCAGCAGCGTTTTGCCGTGGTGGCGCAGCTGCGCTCCTACCAGCACAACCTGACCATGCGCATCCGCTGCTTCGCGCCGAACGAAGAACTGCCGGTGGTCGCCTCGCTGACCCCTGTGTGGCCGGGCCTGAACTGGTTCGAGCGTGAAGCGTTCGACCTGTTCGGCGTGATCTTCGAAGGTCACCCGGACCTGCGCCGCATCCTGACCGACTACGGCTTTGTGGGCCATCCGTTCCGCAAGGACTTCCCGTTGATCGGCAACGTCGAAGTGCGCTACGACGAAGAAAAGAAGCGCGTGATCTATGAACCGGTGACCTCGGTCGAACCGCGCGTCGGCGTGCCGCGCGTGATCCGTGACGATGCCCGTTTCCAGACCGCTGCCGGTGAAACCGCGCAGTCGGAGGCAGTGAAGTGA
- a CDS encoding NADH-quinone oxidoreductase subunit A, with protein sequence MLAEYLPSLLFLIVATGIGVALMLVGRFLGPRRPDLKKLSPYECGFEAFEDARMKFDVRYYLIAIQFIVFDLEIIFIVPWTQVFMELGARSLVTMGLFVGMLFLGFIYVWKKGALEWE encoded by the coding sequence GTGCTGGCCGAATATTTGCCGTCTCTGCTGTTTCTGATTGTTGCCACCGGTATCGGCGTTGCGCTGATGCTGGTCGGTCGGTTCCTCGGTCCCCGGCGTCCAGATCTGAAGAAGCTCTCGCCGTACGAATGCGGCTTCGAGGCCTTCGAGGACGCGCGCATGAAGTTCGATGTGCGCTACTACCTGATCGCGATCCAGTTCATCGTATTTGACTTGGAAATCATCTTCATCGTGCCGTGGACCCAGGTGTTCATGGAGCTGGGGGCGCGTTCCCTGGTCACGATGGGCCTGTTCGTGGGCATGCTTTTCCTCGGTTTCATTTACGTCTGGAAGAAGGGAGCGCTGGAATGGGAGTAA